The window aaataccatgtcctctcagacaaggaaaacgaaagaaaaaataaacaagtgggaattcatcagactaaagagctgcTGCCAGGcgaaagaaactagaatcaaaacaaagagacaacccaccaattgggaggaaatatttgcaaatcatatatctgacaaggggtaatctccataatatataaggaattcacacaactgaacaataaaaaaacaaacaacccgatcaaaaaatgggcagaggagatgaacagacattttcccaaagaagatatacagatggccaataaacacatgaaaagatgttcaacatcactcatcatcagggaaatgcaaatcaaaactacactaagagaccaccttacgcctgttaaaatggctataatcactaagactaaaaataacaaatgctggagaagatgtggagcaaagggaatcctcatacactgctggtgggaatgcaaactggtacagccactatggaaaacagtatggagattcctcaaaaaactaaaaatagaactacaatatgacccagctatcccactactgtgtatctacccaaacaatttaaAATCAACAGTCCAAAGTAAcgtatgcacccctgtgttcattgcagcactattcacaatagccaagacatggaagcaacccatgtgcccatctaccaatgattggataaagaagatgtggtatatatttacaatggaatactactcagccagaaaaaaagacaaattcatcccatttgcaatggCATGGAaagacctagagggaattatgctaagcgaaataagccagtctgagaaagtcaaacaccagatgatttcactcatatgtggaatataaacaaatacatggacaaagaaaacagttcagtggtgaccaggggaagggggtgaggggtgggcacagggggtgaatgGGAGCagttatgtggtgacagtcaagaaatagtgtacaactgaaatctcacattgatgtaaactattatgaactcaattaaaaaataattgaaaaaaataaaagtaaaaaattattcCACGTGAAATAAATTTCctaattctcaaaacaacctTCCCAGGTAAATGTTTTGAGTGGCAAAATTGGAATTTAATGACTCCTATTTCCTTCTCATGTGTAGCGGGTTGATCGGCATTTCTCTCAGCCTTTGCTATGTTTTAATTGTCATTAGGTATTCCCAGtcacttattttgctttttaatttttttcttttatatccatTTCCCATTACCATTCCTCAGTCTTCCCAGGCATCTTTagtattttcagaagttttttttttttgatttgcatGTGTTTTCTTACAAAATGTGTTTGAATACATCTAGCAAAGCTATGTGTTACTGGTAATtgctaaaaaatattatttgcacCCAGTAGCATTTCCTCCAACGTGTATGTCCATGCCAGTATACGACACAGTCTCTCCAGTATAACAGCAATGTGACTTCAAGGAAAACCTTAAAaaactatacatatattttttaaagcatcatttAAAACACTAACACATAAAGTAGTCTTCAGCAATAGTAATAAATAATTGTATTGACAAAGACACCTTAATTATGAAAATGGTAGGGAAATATACAATGGGAAATATATTTAATGGGAAATATACAATGCATTAGCTAGCAATAAATAATTGCACTatgaatatatagaaataaccgtgaagttttaaaacagaaaagaataattcaTAACAGAAATTTAGTATACAAATTGTGAGGGAAAGGAGTAAATTCAGCAGTACATCCCCAATCTCTCTTAAAATTGATGCCAAAttgaaattaactcaaaaatgatttaaagaaatatgGGCATTCATTCCAAGGTTATGTTCTTCCCTGGTAATTCCCTAGGAATTCTAGGTGCGACTTGCTCCCTTTTGGTCACCCAGCAGATCCAGCACATGCAACTCCCCTCCACTGGAAGTGGCCAAGTCTTTCCAACAGTGGGGATAGTGTACAAAACTTGGGTTTTCCCAGCTCAGTTCCTGCATTTCACCCTAACCTACGTTTCAAAACACATCTGCTAACTCCAGacaccagaggctgcaggagggagCAGCGACAACAAACTCTCCCAGCTTAGCCTTTGCTTcctcccagtggtggcaggtggaacctgtAGCTAggggcttcaggaaccacagaaCTAGTGAGTGACCCAGCCCCTAGTGGCAGCAACCCTGACACCAGATCCACTGGCAAGGGGGGCTGCACACACATCCCCAGGACCTTGAGCCCCTGGCAGTGACAGCaacacccatgaacccagcaGCCCTGGCAGTAGTGCAGCCAGCATCCGCAGACAACATGGGAGCACCAGCACAGGTCgtgcacagggcagcagcatccaagcccatgagagcccatggagagccagCCATGAGACCCAGgggaccccagaagcagcagaagcgctcacagcctggtgaccgTGGTGGTGACACCTGAGACTAGAGGGACATcctaagcagcaaggcaccagcaacctcagaggcataAGCTGCACAAGGGGGGCACTGACGATGCCTttagcagaggcagtggagggtggaaagagCAGGCtttcaaatacaaccagaagtgGCTCAGAGGCACAGCTGTACTCAAATAAGAAAGATGGTAACTGCCACAAAcgcaccagcagaggatcaattcatcaaacaccatgaagaactacagtgacacttcagagcagaaagaCAGTGACAACTCTCCTTAGAAGTTTGTGGAAACAATGAAAGAGTGGGTTTCATGTATGAACTGACATATATGAACTGACATATATGAAATGATATGACCCCAAATGTATTGCCTTCCTGTAGGTGGATGTCTACTAAGAAGCNNNNNNNNNNTTCAGTGGCAACCTTGTCACAATCAACTGTTGCTACACAAGTGAATCTTTTTCAGGTTTCATCACTGAATTCTGTTGATATGTTTATCTTTGAATCAATACTATGCTGTtttgtttatagtagctttataaTGTTTTCATGTTGAGCAGTGTAATTCAAAAACTTTGTTCTACTTCCTCAAGTTTGCTTTGCTCTTCTCAgtgctttgttttttcataaaaCTCTACAAACCTTGGCCATTTCTGCAAACAAGTAAAACATTCTCCAGCTATTTTAAGATTGCATTGAACTTAGAGGCCTCTTTGGGGAAAATTAATGTCTTTATGATGTTGAGAATTCAAATCCATTAaaagatggtatagcccactccCATTTGTGTCTTccttaattactttaaaaaatctttaagagtTTTAAGTGTGTAGAGGCCTTGCACTATTGACAGACATTACTTAGTATTTTGGTgattcattcctaagtatttgatAATATATTGCTATTTTATATGGATTTCTTACATTTCGTTTTTATAAAATAGCTGCTAGTATGTAGAGGTACAATTGTTTTTGTGTAGTGACTTCGTTTAGGAAACTTTCCAAATTTAGTAATTACTAATTATTAAATTTAGTAATTAATTCTAATGATTTACTCatgatgtcttttaaaaatgtcaagatgcaatcaaataatatgtaaataatggcagattattatatttatttatcttttctttattgctCTATTTTGGCCTCTTCAATACAATGGTAAGTAGAAATGGTGGGAGTGGACATCCAACAGGATGAATTTACCtaaattcaacagaaaaattttcaatatttaaaataatgtatgacGTTTTCAACATTCCGTTCATCAGACAATAAACTTTGTTTCTATTCCAAGTTTACTGAGAAGTTTTAATGAGTAGGAATTGTATTTTAACAAATGCTATCTTTCTGCcttattgagatgattgtattttcttccctttattctgCTAATGTGGTGGATTACATGGGTTGATTTTCAATGGTTGTATCAACCTGGAATTTCTGTAACAAACCTCACTTTATGATTATACGTATCCTTTTANNNNNNNNNNTCCTTTGATTCCACTGGAATCAGAAACTATATTCTGTAATATTTCAATTCCTTGAAATTGTTGAGACTTTTGTTATTGCCTTGCATGAGGACTCTTTTAGCAAATGTCACGTgtccttgaaaagaatgtatattcagCAATCGCTGGGATTAGTGTTCTAGCACATCTGTAGTGTCAAATTATTCCCATCATCTCAATCCtgactcattttttattttcttctcttgtcatTACTGAAAACATTGTGTTCAAACCTCCAagaatgtttatttcttcttacaCTTTGGTGAATTTTGGTTTTGTATGCTTGGAAGCTATATTATAAGATCCTTACAATTTATAATTCTTGCAGCTCTTTATTACATTGACCCTTTTGCCATTGGAAATGTCCCTCTTAATTTTTAGTACCACTTCATGCTTAAGGATGGCTTTGTCTGACAATAGTATGATTAataaagctttcttttcattagtgtTTGCAgcatatttctttccaaaattctCACCCTTTTAATCATTTCGTGTACTTATATAAAATGTCTCTTATAAACAGAAAATTGTTATTATGAGTGTCTTATAAAAAAAGCACATAATtgggtttttgtttctctttagtcTTACAACTTTTAATAGATTTTCCCCTGTAATCACTGCTATAATGTGTTTAAATCTACCCTCTtgatgtttgctttcttatttgacctatgtgttatttgttctctctctctctttctccctccctctaatatctaaagtgaaagaaaagttaCATTTACAACCCACATCTCGAGGAATTAGTAGAGTGTgtactacaattttaaaaaagtgcaCAGGATTAATCCAAGCAAATAATGTGGAAAATGAAAAGCAGCAGAGAACACCCAAACCAGTGTTTATTGTGAAAGAAAGTATAAGAATTGTGATGTGAAAACTATAGATAACTGCATCCATAATTAAGTTtattgtgaaaagaaaatttatctttaCATGAATTAAAAGAAAGCTATCTTTACATGAATCCATATATGACCACAGCGTAGGAAGTGCCGAAAAGGGGAGAtggaaatagtatttttaatttttaaatattcctatACTTcgttagaatattaaaaagaattatcactttatttgagttttctaacattttcctgttttgttatcttttttaatgATTGAGAAAAAGTAGCTGGTGGTAGAACTGTGATCTTTCGGTTTCCATAGATGGTAGGGAAGAAATGCAGGAAAGGCATACTATTTCTTGACCGCCTGTTTTTTACTGTTATATCTTGACCTGTGCCTGTTGCTAATGTTGCATCTTTGTGTCTCTAAGGGCACTGTCCCCACAGCtacttctttcaggatttttgcccaaggtcattacAAAGGAGCTCATTAACATTTGAGGTTGGGTCACCAAGGATccagttatttattatttagtttgaggtttagcaaataaataaactataaatctTAATAGTGTAAaaacctcttcctctctccagagaAGTCATAATATCAACGATTTTAATGCAAGAGGAAGAAATAGTTGAACAATATTTTACTTTCAACAGAGAGAGCTAGAAAATATTTCCTAGGCATTAAGAGGACCAAAGTTCTTGGTTTGAAAATCTTCTCGTTGTGTTGGAGATGAAACAACTCAGAGTTGTAGGCCCTCCCAGAGCACCAGTCAGGGTAAGTGGAATCATAAGCTGAGAACCAAGTAGACCCCACACACACCTTTCCTAACAGATCCTCTCCATCGAATCAGCCATTAGGACTCTTGTTCAAGAATCAGGTGAAGCTCTTATTAGCTCTCAGAAGAGTAAGCACAGTGGCCATTTCATTCACTTTCATCTTCGGTAAATCtatatgtcatttttctctgggaaGCAAGTTTGACATGATTTACCAAAATCAATGTGGTTACTATTTGAACTATTATATAAAGATCCACAGAACTTTCTGAGCTGTATTTTTTGAATGCTACTTTTTATAGTTTACATAAAAGTAGTGTTGATTTATGTGCAGTGAGAAGTTATCTCTGCCACACCTTCACttgcatctttaaaaagaaaaaaaaacgtaTCTCTGCTTTAAAATCACCCAATTTGACAACTTATATGTAACAATATTGACAAGATTAGTTATCTTtgcacttttttaaaatataaaaatcctcaCAAGATGCAAGCTATTTTCTTAAACTGTCTCTTAAAAACTAGGATTATTCATGAATGGAATAAGTGAAGAATATTTTGGAACAAGGGCTACCGCCCAGAGGGTGCAGGAAAGAGCATGTTACCGTGGATAGCCCAGGACTCACTGGGTTGAGGAGTAATGAATTAAGGAGGGTAGGAAGATTGAAAGGAGTATCCTTCCCTTTACTTGAATTATCTGCTGTAGTTACTATGGTGTGTCCCTACAGTTCCTAGGATGTCAAAGTTCTTCAAAAAGTCACTGTTGTCTTTCCTTTCCAATGATGGTGACAGCAACCTTAGGGTTTAGCTGTAGTGACTGGTCATACAATGAGAGATGATCCTGCCCTAATCTCTGAAGACagtgaatattttaaaggaacaaaTCTTATAACAAGCTAATTGAGTTTTACTAAGAAATTGAAAAGCAAAttgttttctgttcatttgtaTAGAAGACAGTCACACTCTGGAAATACTAGCTCAgaactaaaataatatttgaatatgttAGTAAAACTTAGTGTGATAACTAAGGAAAAACTATAGAACAACTACTAAGCCAAAGTAAGAATTAGAAAATTCTTAAactctggtttaaaaaatattatgaaaatatgcaTTGAAGAgaagtaaatggaaaatttaCGGGAAAATTATTTATCTGCAGAAGACAGGACGAAAGCATTAAATGCagattgaaaagataaatattccAAGGTGTAAATTATGTGAGTTAAGACCCAATGGCTCCAAAACCTGTATAAAATAAAAGTGTcaataatcttgaaaaaagacACGTGATATATTGTAGTAATTTCAGTGTGGATACAATTATATGGTCACATAGTGAgttgaaagaaaatgtgatacatagTTTGTAAATGATACACTGGTAAATGTATACAGAAGTTTCAAATGAATATCtcctttttccttgaaatttcatTTCCAGGAATTGTTATGAAATCATGCaataagttttataaaaagaTGTGTTTTGCAGACACTTTAACAATTGTAGAAAACAAAGAGATATATGAAAGCGTGTTGGAAATTGATTTAAAACTTGCGATGCATTCATAAAGCTATTTCAATATAggtgaaattttgaaataataagaatttacaagaataaagagttaaaaattgAAGCTATACCAATACACTGGATTGGAACtaaattaaatacattatcttatagagtttaaaaattttgtaatcTACTTTAAGATGAATAACGTGAAAAATTAAGTATTCAGATGTGCAAATTCCTTGACCTCCAATTTGAATACCTTACTGACAGATTCCTCAGAAACAAAAGTAGCCACCAAGAAACATACAGCTGTTTATCTGCCTGACAGCTAAAGCAAGGAAGAGATGCCAGTTAACAGTTTGGCCAGTGTGGAAGGTAATAACGAAAGCAAAGAGGGTGATAGTTTCCTGGTATGCATGACTTTATCCACTAGTGAAATTGCTGtttcaaatgcaaaaaaaaaaaaaaaaaaaatcctcaatgtTAAATACAAGgacatataaaatttaaacaattacAATCAGTGACAAAGCACTTTCAAGATGAAACTCAAATAGGACAGAAGATAGGTTTGAATGTGTAGGCAAATGAATTAGAGATAACGTATTTATACAATGATATGTCTTACCATTGACTATAAATCTGGGATTGTTTGTTTTGGCAGCTATCCGAGTGAAAAAGGCAACAGTCCTTGATTTCaacaaatttactttcttagaGGAGGTGCTGAGACAGAAGTAACAGTTATCTGTTACGGGAGCACAAATGAGGACCAGTTAACACAGACAATTGAGTTTTAGAAGACTTTCCAGTAGAAGTGACGCTCAAAGTGAAAATTACAATTGATAGCTGTACCGGGTAGTTCGGGAGACCGGGGTTAAAGACGGAGTGTGGAATGAGCGTGACAGGAGGGGGGATGTTTTTTTCAGACAGATAATCCATGTCAAGTGCTTACTACAAGGCCTATCACAtggtaaattctcaataaatataatttattctttttgttgtaaggAACATGGAGTATAAAGAGAAAGATCGGGGTTACAGAgagtgtaaatcccacttgagaTTTAATGGTTTTGAGTTCACAACACATGACTTATCTGTAGAAATCCAGAGAATAACAGCTGACATATGTGAAATGCATGCCATGCTTTGgattttataataaatgttttacttCTTCTAATCATTTTAACTGTATATGGTAGATgccatttttctctccatttatagATTAAAGAATGGAAGACCTGAGAGATGGGGaaacttgcctaagatcatacAGATGTAGGCAAGAAAGCGAGGTGTTGAATAATGGACATCTTGCTACAGAAGGTCTGCTCTTAACACTGTGCTGTCACTATGGCTAAGACTGAGGGAGAGAGTAAGGACAGGCGTGTGGAGAGTATATTTAGTACTTTAAACTTGATTTTGTACTTAGTGATAGTGATAACAAGGTGGTAGAGTGTTTTCCATGCTTATCTAAACCAGCAGAAAGCATAAAAGTAATACGTGGTTCTTTCCAGCTGTATATCTTTGGGCCAAACATTTCTTCACTTGTAGCAAATAAATTGTGCTCTAAAATACTCCGTTTTCTGCATCCAGTGGACACTGAGTGTGAATTACCCACATTCAGAGAAACATAGGAGAGTCTGAGGAGTGATCCAACAACGTGGAAGTTGCctgttaaaacacaaaacaaaacaacataaacaCGTGCTTGGTCATAGCggcaaaatgtaaaatgtaagtTGCAGCTGAATCAACAAAGTCTGATGGAGCCCAGATCAGCTgttacatatttacattttatcatGAGCAAATCTTCAAGAAAAGACATGAAACAAATTATTGCACTTAAATATTCACctttgaaataaggaagaaacTTTGGAGGTaagaagaaatcataattttGTTAAAGCACGCACATTGTGGGTCAAGTCTAATCATATGAGAAAATCCGGTCTTGGATATAGATTGAAActgaaatcaaagaggaaattggGATGGTAGAACAGTTTTTTAGAATACGTTTAAAAATCTATCACAAAATTgccaaaacaataaaagaaaataaatgagtagcCAAGCCCACCAGAATATTGGCAATATTAATTAGTAATTTATAGAAGAATCTACATGTGAATCAGTTTGCTGTCTCTGGTAGTCACTGTTTACTGCTATCTGGTTTTGATAGCCTTCTATTCAAATAAGATATCTCtaaattttacatgaaattgAATAAATTTCAGTAGTCAGTGATGAAAAACCAGACAATAACAACCTTCATCTTGTTGGGATTGACGGATGACCCTCGACTTCAGATTCcaatttttatgtttctattcCTCAGCTACGTGGTAAGTATAACTGGAAACTTGACCATCATGTCACTCACTTTAGTGGACTGCCACCTTAAAAcacccatgtactttttcctacAGAATTTTGCCTTTTTAGAAACCGCATTTACATCGGCTTGTATCCCTAGGTATTTGTACAACATAGCAACAGGCGACAGgacaattaaatataatatttgtattattcaAGTGTTTTTCATTGATGTCTTTGGAGTAACAGAATTTTTTCTCTTGGCCACCAtgtcctatgaccgctatgtggccatctgtaagccccTTCATTACCTGACCATCATGAGCAGCAGAGTCTGCAGGAGGCTTGTCCTCTGCTGTTGGATGTCTGGCTTGTTGATCATAATCCCCCCACTTATTCTGTTCCTAAATTTGAAATTCTGTGACTCCAATGTCATTGATCATTATTTATGTGATTCATTTCCTATCTTGAAGATTTCATGCTCAGACACGTGGCTGATAGAGCAGTTGGTTGTTGTCTGTGCTGTGCTAACCTTCATTGTGACCCTTGTGTGTGTTATTGTGTCTTACATTTTCATCATCAAGACCATTCTAAGATTCCCCTCTGCACTGCAAAAGAAAAGGGCTTTTTCCACCTGTTCTTCTCACATGATTGTGGTTTCCATCACCTACGGAAGCTGTATCTTCATCTATATCAAACCTTCAGCAAAGGAATCAGCGGTCATTAATAAGGGTGTGACAGTGCTAATCACATCCATTACTCCTATGTTGAACCCATTCATATACACTCTGAGAAACAAACAAGTGAAACAAGCCTTCAGTAATTCCTTCAAAAAAATTGCACTTGTCTCAAAGAATTTGAGAATGTTCAtgtccagaaataaaatattaagctaAGCATAAACCATTACATCCGTTTGTCTCTTCTTGATCTGATCTCTATTCAGGTTACGTGTCTGAAACATCTATTTATTGTGCCCAGAATGAGCCCCTCCAGCACGTGACTTCACTCCTTTAGTCCTCCTTCAAACAAACCACTTGCACGGTCAGATCCCAATCAGAAAACATGATAAGAATTTTCTGGTAAATGTAAACCTGATGTTACGTCCATCTAGCAAACAaaattgaaatgaagaaaaataaaacaaacacaaatcaaACAGGAAATAAATAGCTTACCTTGTATTTTCTTAGACTTGCaagaaaataattgatttaaaGTGCTCTTCCCATCTTCCAATCTAAATGCtgctgaaaattttaattaattaaattaaaatttattgagtgcctgttgcTTGGCAGTCAAGTTCCAcgcatagattttttaaaaaattaatactatCCTTAAAATTACTTAGCTCACTAATAATcctatatttctaaaagatttaaaaaagcgCATCTTTAGCAAGAAGTAACATGATATAAttgaagaataaagaaatcaaaaataagTACATGTCCaaaaaaatgtgcttt of the Equus quagga isolate Etosha38 unplaced genomic scaffold, UCLA_HA_Equagga_1.0 HiC_scaffold_5069_RagTag, whole genome shotgun sequence genome contains:
- the LOC124232360 gene encoding olfactory receptor 6C2-like — encoded protein: MKNQTITTFILLGLTDDPRLQIPIFMFLFLSYVVSITGNLTIMSLTLVDCHLKTPMYFFLQNFAFLETAFTSACIPRYLYNIATGDRTIKYNICIIQVFFIDVFGVTEFFLLATMSYDRYVAICKPLHYLTIMSSRVCRRLVLCCWMSGLLIIIPPLILFLNLKFCDSNVIDHYLCDSFPILKISCSDTWLIEQLVVVCAVLTFIVTLVCVIVSYIFIIKTILRFPSALQKKRAFSTCSSHMIVVSITYGSCIFIYIKPSAKESAVINKGVTVLITSITPMLNPFIYTLRNKQVKQAFSNSFKKIALVSKNLRMFMSRNKILS